The Thermodesulfatator atlanticus DSM 21156 sequence GTGCGGGTGGAAGAGGCCACGAACCAGGGCCGCCTTGACATGGCGGTGCTTTTTGAGGGCAGGTGTTATCTTTTCGAATTCAAGGTAGTGGATGATAAACCTGAGGGCAACGCGCTTAAACAACTAAAAGAGAAGCGCTACTTTGAGAAGTATCAGGGGAAGTGCGAGAAGATCTGGCTCATCGGGGTTGAGTTCAGCAAGCGCGAGCGGAACATTGTTTCTTTTGAGGTGGAAGAGATTTCCTGAGATCGCCACGGCGACTACGTCGCCTAGCGATAGGTAAAAGGCAAAAGGCCAAGGGCTATAGGAAAAAGGCTATAGGCTAAGAGCTAAGGGCTAAAGGGGCTTCCAGTTTTGTCTTTCTGAGTCACCCTTCTTTGTCATTCTGAGCCAAGGCCCTGAGCAACAGGCGAAGGGCCGGTGAAGAATCCACCAACCGATTTGTGGATGCTTCGGTCGCTTCGCTCCCTCAGCATGACAGGGTAGAGGGAGGATGCTTTGTGTTCCTTCAAAGTGATGGTGGAAGATAGATACTCTGAGCACTTGGTGCCTTCAAACGATAGCTTAAAAAGCTTCTCGCGAAACGGGTAAAAAGGCGCTGACCATGGGCCAGCTCCTGAGATCTACTTCTTTACCCCCAGAATGATTTTAGACCCCCCGGTGGGAGTTAGTTCTTTGGTTACGTCGCTAAAAAAACGCCTGAAAAAAGGCACTTCATCCCGGGCAAAGGAGCGGTTTTCCGGGGAGCCCATGCTGGCCAGCCGGATATAATAAAGCATCTTGATAAAGGGGTGTTTGGGTTCACAGTGTTCCATCATAACGAAGACGCCTCCTGGCTTAAGCACCCTTTTTATCTCGGCAAAACAGGCCTCTCTTGTTTGGGGTTGGAGTTCATACATAGCGTGTGAGCACGTTACGGCGTCGAAACTTGCGGCGACAAAGGGAAGCCTTGCCACATCAGCCAGGACAAAATGCACGTTTGAAAGCTTCTTTCTCTGGGCTTTTTCTCGGGCCTTGTTAAGCATGCCCTGAGAAAAATCTACCCCCACCACCAGGCTCTCTGGCCCAAGCATTTCTCCAGCACAAAGGGCCACGGCGCCGGTGCCCGTACACAGGTCAAGGAGTCTTCCGCCTCTGGGGGCCTTTGACCTTTCTACGATAAGACGTCTTAAAAAGGCCCTTTTGTC is a genomic window containing:
- a CDS encoding PD-(D/E)XK nuclease domain-containing protein, coding for VRVEEATNQGRLDMAVLFEGRCYLFEFKVVDDKPEGNALKQLKEKRYFEKYQGKCEKIWLIGVEFSKRERNIVSFEVEEIS
- a CDS encoding class I SAM-dependent methyltransferase, translated to MRRFRRKYYDIFSHFYDRIIALHSQDKRAFLRRLIVERSKAPRGGRLLDLCTGTGAVALCAGEMLGPESLVVGVDFSQGMLNKAREKAQRKKLSNVHFVLADVARLPFVAASFDAVTCSHAMYELQPQTREACFAEIKRVLKPGGVFVMMEHCEPKHPFIKMLYYIRLASMGSPENRSFARDEVPFFRRFFSDVTKELTPTGGSKIILGVKK